The Malus domestica chromosome 17, GDT2T_hap1 genome contains the following window.
ggttatgagtataaccatagttactacttcccaatccaacagagtctgaagttctagataacgagtcatcttcttgacttgacaaaatccccttgcctctttctctgcgagtatagtccttccctatggcaccaattcctggtcctgcccgcctactgccatggtcatcatcctgtgttgcatgcgtgaagtttgcctcaccagtgaaggggctcatatatctgggaggtggtggtccataatagtttccatatccaccaccactacctccaactccactacctccagctccactatgtccttcatcattcccacctccggtggtaggtgagtctcctgatcttgtactagagctatcattagtatgagcacgatgttgtggttgtgtaggattggaagaaggtggaattccagtgtttcttggtcttgggtgcaaaagttcttcgaaagagtcagagctgctagatcccacctcctcctctaatactctttctacatttatcccttcattacgtgcttcttcagcaactctgggagctgggttgccttcatcatcatctaaatgaagaggtctaatccattgaaaaagttggttaccctccgtatcatcatcttcaccaacaatatcaaacacatctagtgggtcaccacggtcgacatgatcgatttctgcttccttatctcgaatttgaagcttcatgttgtagtagcaataaactaatttttccaagctactatgagccaacttatttctttgctttgtgtgtatgagtgcaaatgtgctccaatttctttcacaagcagatgaggaagctgtttgtgataatacttttattgctaactttctcacagttggtgcatcggtcccatacatgatccaccattcagctgcaatgaaaaataatgttgataagcctaataactccaacaaattatattataaacttatagtgaaatatgtttatactcacta
Protein-coding sequences here:
- the LOC139193604 gene encoding uncharacterized protein, whose protein sequence is MQQLTWFKDARRTFGEPTSVAARTNMSPTEWWIMYGTDAPTVRKLAIKVLSQTASSSACERNWSTFALIHTKQRNKLAHSSLEKLVYCYYNMKLQIRDKEAEIDHVDRGDPLDVFDIVGEDDDTEGNQLFQWIRPLHLDDDEGNPAPRVAEEARNEGINVERVLEEEVGSSSSDSFEELLHPRPRNTGIPPSSNPTQPQHRAHTNDSSSTRSGDSPTTGGGNDEGHSGAGGSGVGGSGGGYGNYYGPPPPRYMSPFTGEANFTHATQDDDHGSRRAGPGIGAIGKDYTRRERGKGILSSQEDDSLSRTSDSVGLGSSNYGYTHNQPFPYPSYPIHVGMESSDSWKQSQPQSSNDFSYGQPQPISNPYG